A single Osmerus mordax isolate fOsmMor3 chromosome 9, fOsmMor3.pri, whole genome shotgun sequence DNA region contains:
- the im:7136021 gene encoding uncharacterized protein im:7136021, with protein sequence MPRLGASQLPPEVWVHVFRLLSKSDKLSVRSCCKYFKRLVDHWSLWINETVVLKKLSAYSPEFWTILRRRKTSSVLVRNASFKDWKQLRRCLPTLATIVIEDGFVKEINEILNGFPDLRNLSIRRCRFTRAYDRMTTPLQLTHFTVCEVCAQRSEIVNVVTTFSNLTSLSYHMQRFPIPKDTFHDILTHLPHLKHLSLRMGRMFGTLPDDYLCPGKQRESSEDRAQTGPALTSLEILDYTDPTLSQNAFVGLASLRSLAVFYNACVVDNYEDRRQATWLTSLPGLTSLSIIDGPDVQKYGDSVPGSLTSLTLRVKVETVDLQTLATRVPDLTYLHLEPRGYSNSYGSIIRTIPNLFPKLRTLKIRHQWVPESDLVSLQQLQHLERLEILDSPAQPSALLLDVIQRLQTITHHRIQVVHSHPPPNVLTCDCAQL encoded by the exons ATGCCACGTCTTGGAGCATCTCAACTCCCTCCAGAGGTATGGGTTCACGTGTTCAGATTGCTGTCAAAATCGGACAAGCTGAGCGTTCGTTCATGCTGCAAGTATTTCAAACGCCTAGTAGACCACTGGTCCCTGTGGATAAATGAAACGGTTGTGCTGAAGAAACTCAGCGCCTACAGCCCGGAGTTCTGGACTATACTTCGGCGCCGAAAGACCAGCAGTGTGTTGGTGCGAAATGCAAGTTTCAAAGACTGGAAACAGCTACGTCGCTGTCTTCCAACACTAGCCACCATTGTCATAGAGGACGGATTCGTAAAGGAAATAAATGAGATTTTAAATGGATTTCCAGATTTGAGGAACTTGTCCATAAGGCGTTGCCGTTTCACTCGAGCCTATGATCGCATGACTACTCCCCTACAGTTGAcccatttcactgtgtgtgaagtCTGTGCCCAAAGGTCGGAAATCGTTAATGTGGTGACCACGTTTAGCAATCTGACATCTTTGTCCTATCACATGCAACGCTTCCCTATACCAAAAGACACATTCCATGACATCCTCACCCATCTGCCTCACTTAAAGCACCTGTCTCTGAGAATGGGAAGAATGTTTGGCACTCTACCAGATGACTACTTATGTCCTGGAAAACAAAGAGAGTCCTCAG AAGACCGAGCTCAAACGGGACCAGCCCTGACCAGCTTAGAGATCCTGGACTACACAGATCCCACACTCTCCCAGAATGCCTTTGTGGGGCTGGCATCTTTGCGGAGCCTAGCAGTGTTCTACAATGCTTGTGTAGTGGACAATTATGAAGACAGAAGGCAGGCTACATGGCTGACCTCTCTGCCTGGCCTAACCTCTCTGAGCATCATCG ATGGCCCGGATGTACAGAAATATGGTGACTCAGTCCCAGGCAGTTTGACCAGTCTGACCTTACGAGTGAAGGTGGAGACAGTGGACCTGCAAACTCTGGCTACCCGGGTCCCAGATCTCACCTACCTCCATCTGGAACCACGAGGCTACAGCAACAGTTATGGCAGCATCATCAGAACCATCCCCAATCTGTTCCCCAAGCTGAGGACACTCAAAATTCG ACACCAGTGGGTGCCAGAGAGTGACCTTGTCAGCCTGCAGCAGCTGCAACATCTGGAGCGCCTGGAGATTCTGGACAGCCCGGCTCAGCCCAGTGCACTGCTGCTGGATGTGATTCAGAGACTACAGACCATAACCCACCACAGGATCCAGGTGGTTCACTCCCACCCGCCGCCAAATGTCCTGACTTGTGACTGCgctcaactgtaa